A window of the Rhodoferax sp. GW822-FHT02A01 genome harbors these coding sequences:
- a CDS encoding AMP-binding protein: protein MTTSLTVTPQDLPLACLYRWERERADQVYLSQPMGEGEILDITWGQAADQVRRMATWLQAQGWPAGSRVAIIGKNSAHWLLADLAIFMAGHVSVPVYPTFHAEALDFILAHSEAKAAFIGKLDGIGSLKGCLASGLPLITLPLAPTLPALQWTDLVGATAPLQGDFCPAAETLATVMYTSGTTGQPKGVMHSFGALAFSVSSALLRVPMFGTDRMLSYLPLAHIAERILIEQAALRIGAHLFFAESQDTFILDVQRARPTVFFSVPRLWLKFQQGVHAKLPPPLLKVLVHLPLLGSLVRRKVLQGLGLDQCRLAAGGAAPMPTELLGWYHRLGLDLIEVYGMTEMCGASHSTMPGAFEVGSVGLVADGFACRIAPDNGEIQVRAPCLTSGYFKQPELTAAMMTEDGWMRTGDKGQIDATGRLRITGRVKDLFKTSKGKYVAPAPIEDLLTQHPDVEACVVTGANFSQPFALLLLSAAAMERSRSDAGHKVLEASLLTLLQTVNAQLDAHERLDMLVVVADTWTAENGMVTPTLKVKRARIEETYAVRYTRWLDHRRPVVWAHPIDAHQTH, encoded by the coding sequence ATGACCACTTCCTTGACCGTCACCCCGCAAGATCTCCCTCTGGCTTGTCTGTACCGCTGGGAGCGCGAACGTGCAGACCAGGTCTACCTGAGCCAACCCATGGGCGAGGGCGAAATACTGGATATCACCTGGGGCCAAGCCGCAGACCAAGTGCGGCGCATGGCCACCTGGCTGCAGGCGCAGGGCTGGCCCGCGGGCAGCCGTGTGGCCATCATCGGCAAGAACAGTGCCCACTGGCTACTGGCCGATCTGGCCATCTTCATGGCGGGTCATGTGTCGGTGCCGGTCTACCCAACCTTCCATGCCGAAGCCCTGGACTTCATCCTGGCGCACAGCGAGGCCAAGGCCGCCTTCATCGGCAAGCTCGACGGCATTGGCAGTCTGAAAGGTTGCCTGGCCAGTGGCCTGCCCCTGATCACGCTGCCCTTGGCCCCCACACTGCCTGCACTGCAATGGACCGACCTGGTGGGCGCCACCGCGCCGCTGCAAGGCGACTTCTGCCCCGCTGCGGAGACACTGGCTACGGTGATGTACACCTCTGGCACCACCGGCCAACCCAAGGGCGTGATGCACAGCTTTGGCGCCCTGGCGTTTTCGGTCAGCAGCGCCCTGCTGCGCGTTCCCATGTTCGGCACCGACCGCATGCTGTCCTACCTGCCGCTGGCCCATATTGCCGAGCGCATCCTGATCGAACAGGCGGCGCTGCGCATTGGTGCCCACCTGTTCTTTGCCGAATCGCAGGACACCTTCATTCTGGATGTCCAGCGTGCCCGGCCCACGGTGTTCTTCTCGGTGCCGCGGCTGTGGCTCAAGTTCCAGCAGGGCGTGCATGCCAAGCTGCCTCCGCCGCTGCTCAAAGTCCTGGTACACCTGCCGCTGCTGGGTTCGCTGGTGCGGCGCAAGGTGCTGCAGGGTCTGGGACTAGACCAATGCAGGCTGGCGGCTGGTGGCGCCGCGCCCATGCCGACCGAGTTGCTGGGCTGGTACCACCGACTGGGCCTGGACTTGATCGAGGTGTATGGCATGACCGAGATGTGCGGCGCCTCCCACTCCACCATGCCGGGCGCCTTTGAAGTCGGCTCCGTGGGCCTGGTCGCAGACGGTTTTGCATGCCGCATTGCGCCGGACAACGGCGAGATCCAGGTGCGTGCGCCCTGCCTCACCAGCGGCTACTTCAAGCAGCCCGAGCTCACCGCCGCCATGATGACCGAGGACGGCTGGATGCGCACCGGCGACAAGGGGCAGATCGATGCCACGGGCCGCCTGCGCATCACCGGGCGAGTCAAGGACCTGTTCAAGACCAGCAAGGGCAAGTACGTTGCACCCGCACCGATTGAAGACCTGCTGACGCAGCACCCGGATGTGGAAGCCTGCGTGGTCACCGGCGCCAACTTCTCGCAACCGTTTGCACTGCTGCTGCTCAGCGCTGCCGCCATGGAGCGTAGCCGGTCGGACGCCGGACACAAAGTGCTGGAGGCCTCCCTGCTGACCCTGTTGCAGACCGTGAATGCCCAACTGGACGCCCATGAGCGCCTGGACATGCTGGTCGTGGTGGCCGATACCTGGACCGCCGAAAACGGCATGGTCACGCCTACGCTCAAGGTCAAGCGCGCGCGCATCGAGGAAACCTACGCGGTGCGCTACACGCGCTGGCTGGACCACAGGCGCCCCGTGGTATGGGCCCATCCCATTGACGCGCATCAGACCCACTAG
- a CDS encoding cytochrome C: MPRLLRLFLWCCIVLGLNSWAWAGRVFEDSMAQRTLACTACHGDQGRAGPDGYYPRLAGKPAGYLLHQLQNFRDGRRHYALMQGLLGNLDEPYLRAIANHFAAQNVAYPPPVKGNATAAELERGRKLVQEGDAAQGLPACTQCHGTLLTGVNPDIPGLLGLPSDYLNAQLGGWQTGQRRAHAPDCMAQIAKRLSATDTNAIARWLSAQPVPANGHPADQKPAPTALSAELRCGSAP; encoded by the coding sequence ATGCCGCGTTTGCTCCGTCTGTTTCTATGGTGCTGCATAGTCCTGGGCCTGAACTCCTGGGCGTGGGCGGGGCGCGTCTTTGAAGACAGCATGGCACAGCGCACCCTGGCATGTACCGCCTGCCACGGGGACCAAGGACGTGCCGGCCCCGACGGCTACTACCCGCGCTTGGCGGGCAAACCCGCGGGCTATCTGTTGCACCAGTTGCAGAACTTCCGTGACGGCCGGCGCCACTATGCGCTGATGCAGGGCCTCTTGGGCAACCTGGACGAACCCTATCTGCGCGCGATAGCCAATCACTTTGCCGCACAGAACGTCGCCTACCCTCCACCGGTAAAAGGCAATGCCACTGCAGCCGAACTGGAACGCGGGCGCAAGCTGGTGCAGGAAGGCGATGCCGCACAAGGGCTGCCCGCCTGCACCCAATGCCATGGCACCTTGCTGACCGGTGTGAACCCAGATATCCCCGGCCTGCTGGGTCTGCCCAGTGACTACCTGAATGCGCAACTGGGTGGCTGGCAGACCGGCCAGCGCCGCGCCCATGCACCGGACTGCATGGCCCAGATTGCCAAGCGGCTGAGCGCCACCGATACCAACGCCATCGCACGCTGGCTGTCAGCACAGCCGGTGCCAGCCAATGGCCACCCTGCCGACCAAAAGCCCGCGCCTACCGCGTTGAGCGCGGAGTTGCGTTGTGGAAGCGCGCCCTGA
- a CDS encoding c-type cytochrome: MEARPEMRTPARTPAHSALRWLGMLAFVALAVLASLWFLGGAGMADLSEGTAAPSVASTDQAARVARGSYLARIGNCALCHTTRGGIPYAGGRAIDTPFGAVVSGNLTPDPVHGLGHWSAQDFWRAMHLGLSKDGHALYPAFPYTSYTRISREDSDALFAYLQTLTPAAVPKTAHTLRWPYNTQLALRVWRALYFQPAREAEVASTPVARGEYLVNGLGHCMECHGTRNALGALSSRGKGGYLLPGSQWYAPSLTDAAQASVAAWSPEAIQHFLQTGSNATAQAGGPMAEVVLHGTQYLTDTDVQAMAAYLHALPHADAAPSRDKVNGPSPAVASKGAKLYETHCADCHGLQGEGRAGAYPSLAGNRAVTMAQTQNLIHAVLGGGFAPATAGNPQPYGMPPFMLLLSDSEVAAVLSHIRSAWGNQAAPVSEFDINQLRRSQVP, from the coding sequence GTGGAAGCGCGCCCTGAGATGCGTACACCGGCACGCACGCCTGCTCACTCTGCCTTGCGCTGGCTGGGCATGCTGGCGTTTGTGGCCCTGGCGGTGCTGGCATCGCTCTGGTTTCTGGGCGGCGCTGGCATGGCCGACTTATCGGAGGGCACGGCTGCGCCTTCCGTGGCATCGACAGACCAGGCTGCACGCGTTGCCCGCGGCAGCTATCTGGCGCGCATAGGCAACTGCGCGCTGTGCCATACCACGCGGGGCGGCATCCCGTATGCCGGGGGCCGCGCCATAGATACACCCTTTGGTGCAGTGGTGTCCGGCAATCTCACACCTGATCCGGTGCACGGGCTGGGCCACTGGAGCGCACAGGACTTCTGGCGCGCCATGCACCTGGGCCTCTCCAAGGATGGGCACGCGCTGTACCCGGCCTTTCCCTATACCAGCTACACCCGCATCAGCCGCGAGGACTCGGATGCGCTCTTTGCCTACCTGCAGACGCTCACACCAGCAGCCGTGCCCAAGACCGCACACACGCTGCGCTGGCCTTACAACACCCAATTGGCGCTGCGGGTCTGGCGCGCCTTGTACTTCCAGCCCGCCCGCGAAGCGGAAGTTGCGAGCACCCCGGTTGCGCGCGGCGAATACCTGGTAAACGGTCTGGGCCACTGCATGGAGTGCCATGGCACGCGCAATGCGCTGGGCGCCCTGTCATCCCGTGGCAAGGGTGGCTATCTGCTGCCAGGCAGCCAGTGGTATGCGCCATCGCTGACGGACGCGGCACAGGCGTCGGTAGCAGCCTGGTCGCCGGAAGCCATCCAACACTTTCTGCAGACCGGCAGCAATGCCACTGCCCAGGCCGGCGGCCCCATGGCCGAGGTGGTATTGCATGGCACGCAATACCTCACGGACACGGACGTCCAGGCCATGGCCGCCTATCTGCACGCGTTGCCGCATGCTGACGCGGCGCCTTCACGGGACAAGGTGAATGGACCAAGCCCTGCAGTCGCCTCCAAAGGCGCCAAGCTGTATGAGACCCATTGTGCGGACTGCCACGGCCTGCAAGGTGAAGGCCGTGCTGGCGCCTATCCGTCCCTGGCGGGCAACCGTGCCGTCACCATGGCGCAAACACAGAACCTGATCCATGCGGTGCTGGGTGGCGGCTTTGCGCCTGCCACGGCGGGCAATCCGCAGCCCTATGGCATGCCGCCTTTCATGCTGCTGCTCAGTGACTCTGAAGTGGCGGCAGTGCTAAGCCACATCCGCAGCGCCTGGGGCAACCAGGCTGCGCCCGTAAGCGAGTTTGATATAAACCAGCTACGCCGCTCCCAAGTGCCTTAA
- a CDS encoding ATP-binding protein, with translation MIADLRKYQAELEIQNKALRYSQQEAEGASERFATLFSSVPLALMVVDEEGLVMASNAMALRLFQPQESDPPLNFLLPFVGPDHTDEVAVSFLSAKASGASEVSEVVFRSGTDGSFTGDLHIARIENPQDELAHFICAIIDQGPLLAQRLALQESAAVLLQRNEDLLLSETRMAAIINSSLDAILCLDENQRIVVFNPAATQLFECPAPSAFGSPLGRFLPDVEKLLKETALPDQAVLGEFRAVTLKGAEIFVEISISLERGQSPQHSAGTAITTLFARDLTARKKAEAQRLALETQLRESQKMQAVGTMAGGIAHDFNNILSAILGNVELAKQDTTAGSASLTSLDEIDKAGRRARDLVRQILTFSRNEQPKRSPMRLSEVVQETVRLVRVTLPPGVELKVAEAADCSSVLADATQVEQALLNLCTNAILAVGPNKGCVTIESRNTTLDLPQASRIGIPPGRYVDLSVSDTGNGIDAATLLRIFEPFFTTRQVGQGTGLGLSVVHGIMQTHQGGIDVQSTPGHGSVFHLYFPACSDAASATAEPAAAQVAVHGQGRHVMYVDDDQALVFLVERVLRRKGFTVTTFNDPQEAQAALAERAQDFDLLVTDYNMPGYSGLDLLRAVKAIRPDLPVALASGYVTAELEKDAFAAGASALVYKPNDVNELCETVQRLILGGAAS, from the coding sequence ATGATTGCGGACCTGCGCAAGTACCAGGCCGAACTGGAGATACAGAACAAGGCCCTGCGCTACAGCCAGCAGGAGGCCGAGGGCGCATCCGAGCGGTTTGCCACCCTGTTTTCCAGCGTGCCGCTGGCACTGATGGTGGTGGATGAAGAAGGCTTGGTCATGGCCAGCAATGCCATGGCGCTGCGCCTGTTCCAACCGCAGGAGAGCGACCCGCCGCTGAACTTCCTGCTGCCCTTTGTGGGGCCAGACCATACCGACGAAGTGGCGGTGTCCTTCCTCAGTGCCAAGGCCAGTGGCGCCAGCGAGGTGAGCGAAGTGGTGTTTCGCAGCGGCACCGATGGCAGCTTCACCGGCGACCTGCACATTGCGCGCATCGAGAATCCGCAGGACGAGCTTGCGCACTTCATCTGCGCCATCATCGACCAAGGGCCGCTCCTAGCCCAGCGGCTGGCGCTACAGGAAAGTGCTGCCGTGCTGTTGCAACGCAATGAGGACCTGCTGCTCAGCGAAACCCGCATGGCGGCCATCATCAACTCGTCGCTGGATGCCATCCTGTGCCTGGACGAAAACCAGCGCATCGTGGTCTTCAACCCGGCCGCCACGCAGCTGTTTGAATGCCCGGCACCTTCCGCCTTTGGCAGCCCGCTGGGGCGCTTCCTGCCCGATGTGGAAAAGCTGCTCAAGGAAACCGCACTGCCCGACCAGGCCGTGCTGGGCGAGTTCCGTGCCGTCACGCTCAAGGGCGCCGAAATCTTTGTGGAAATCAGCATCTCGCTGGAGCGCGGCCAGAGCCCGCAGCACAGTGCCGGCACCGCCATCACCACCCTGTTTGCGCGCGACCTGACCGCTCGCAAGAAGGCCGAGGCACAGCGGCTGGCACTGGAAACCCAGCTGCGTGAGTCGCAGAAGATGCAAGCCGTGGGCACCATGGCCGGCGGCATTGCGCACGACTTCAACAACATCCTGAGCGCCATCCTGGGCAACGTGGAACTGGCCAAGCAGGACACCACGGCTGGCTCTGCATCGCTGACCAGCCTGGACGAGATCGACAAGGCCGGACGCCGCGCGCGCGACCTGGTGCGCCAGATCCTGACCTTCAGCCGCAACGAGCAGCCCAAACGCAGCCCCATGCGCCTGAGCGAAGTGGTGCAGGAAACCGTGCGCCTGGTGCGGGTGACCCTGCCGCCCGGCGTGGAGCTCAAGGTGGCGGAAGCCGCCGACTGCAGCAGCGTGCTGGCCGACGCCACGCAGGTTGAGCAGGCCCTGCTCAACCTGTGCACCAACGCCATCCTGGCCGTAGGTCCCAACAAGGGTTGTGTGACCATCGAGTCGCGCAACACCACACTGGATTTGCCCCAGGCCAGCCGCATCGGCATACCGCCGGGACGGTATGTGGACCTGTCGGTGAGCGACACCGGCAACGGCATCGATGCGGCCACCTTGCTGCGTATTTTCGAGCCCTTCTTCACCACCCGCCAGGTGGGCCAAGGCACCGGCCTGGGACTGTCGGTGGTGCACGGCATCATGCAGACCCACCAGGGCGGCATCGATGTGCAGAGCACACCGGGCCATGGCAGCGTGTTTCACCTGTACTTTCCGGCCTGCAGCGATGCCGCCTCTGCAACCGCGGAGCCGGCAGCGGCCCAGGTCGCGGTGCACGGCCAGGGCCGCCACGTGATGTATGTGGACGACGACCAGGCTTTGGTGTTTCTGGTGGAGCGCGTGCTGCGACGCAAGGGCTTTACCGTCACCACCTTCAACGATCCGCAGGAAGCCCAGGCCGCGCTGGCCGAACGGGCGCAGGACTTTGACCTGCTGGTTACCGACTACAACATGCCCGGCTACAGCGGCCTGGACCTGCTGCGCGCAGTCAAGGCCATACGCCCCGACCTGCCGGTGGCGCTGGCTTCCGGCTACGTGACAGCCGAGCTTGAAAAAGACGCCTTTGCCGCCGGTGCCAGCGCCCTGGTCTACAAACCCAACGACGTGAACGAGCTGTGCGAAACCGTGCAGCGCCTGATCCTGGGCGGCGCTGCCTCTTGA
- a CDS encoding pseudouridine synthase, whose translation MKPLEVVYADDALVVLNKPSGLLAVPGKISNECLSLQVQQQFADALIVHRLDMATSGLMVMARGIAMQRALNQSFSERRVHKRYVAIVQGPCGTPTHVEAENGWQLIDLPIIVDWPNRPLRKIDLQSGKPSQTRWRSVHYDAQHNTSRLELEPVTGRSHQLRVHLQAIGHPILGDTLYAPAEVAAASERLLLHATTLAFAHPQTHAWVSFHAPDAFGAWP comes from the coding sequence TTGAAACCGCTGGAAGTCGTCTACGCGGATGACGCACTGGTGGTGCTCAACAAACCCTCCGGCCTGCTGGCCGTGCCGGGCAAGATTTCCAATGAATGCCTGAGCCTGCAGGTGCAGCAGCAATTTGCCGATGCGCTCATCGTGCACCGGCTGGACATGGCCACTTCCGGCCTGATGGTGATGGCGCGTGGCATCGCCATGCAACGCGCGCTCAACCAGAGCTTTTCGGAGCGCCGCGTGCACAAACGCTACGTGGCCATCGTGCAGGGCCCATGCGGCACCCCGACGCATGTAGAAGCCGAGAATGGTTGGCAGTTGATTGACCTGCCCATCATCGTGGACTGGCCCAACCGCCCTTTGCGCAAGATAGACCTGCAAAGCGGCAAACCCAGCCAGACCCGCTGGCGCAGCGTCCACTACGACGCGCAGCACAACACCAGCCGTCTGGAACTGGAGCCTGTCACCGGTCGCAGCCACCAGCTGCGGGTGCATCTGCAGGCCATCGGGCATCCGATACTGGGTGACACACTGTATGCGCCAGCCGAAGTGGCCGCCGCCAGTGAACGCCTGCTGCTGCACGCCACGACACTGGCCTTTGCACATCCCCAGACGCATGCATGGGTAAGCTTCCATGCCCCGGATGCATTTGGAGCCTGGCCCTAG
- a CDS encoding 3',5'-nucleoside bisphosphate phosphatase encodes MTTILNADLHCHSVVSDGTLTPEELAERAKAHGVELWALTDHDEIGGQKRALAAAHAQGMRYLTGVEISVTFIGQTVHIVGLGFDAGNAALAQGLRDTRGGRRQRALEMSEGLAKVGIHGAYEGALPYAGNPELISRTHFARFLVETGVCKDTNEVFRKYLTEGKPGFVPHRWATLKNAVTWITEAGGMAVIAHPARYKFTPNEEYALFTEFKALGGRGVEVVTGSHSTAEFASYAETAKEFGLAASRGSDFHSPGESHTELGTLPFLNSELTPVWELLGNRIQ; translated from the coding sequence GTGACTACCATCCTCAACGCCGACCTGCATTGCCACTCCGTGGTATCGGACGGCACACTCACCCCCGAAGAACTGGCAGAGCGCGCCAAGGCCCATGGCGTGGAGCTGTGGGCGCTGACCGACCACGATGAAATCGGTGGACAGAAACGTGCCTTGGCTGCAGCGCATGCGCAGGGCATGCGCTACCTCACGGGGGTGGAAATTTCGGTCACTTTCATCGGGCAGACGGTGCACATCGTCGGCTTGGGATTTGATGCAGGCAATGCAGCGCTGGCCCAGGGCCTACGCGATACCCGGGGCGGGCGCAGACAGCGCGCCCTGGAAATGTCCGAGGGCCTGGCAAAGGTTGGCATCCACGGCGCCTACGAAGGCGCCCTGCCCTACGCCGGCAACCCGGAACTGATCTCGCGCACCCACTTCGCCCGCTTTCTGGTGGAGACGGGTGTGTGCAAGGACACCAACGAGGTGTTCCGCAAATACCTGACCGAGGGTAAGCCCGGCTTTGTGCCGCACCGCTGGGCCACGCTCAAGAATGCAGTCACCTGGATCACCGAGGCCGGTGGCATGGCAGTCATCGCCCACCCGGCACGCTACAAGTTCACCCCCAACGAAGAGTACGCCTTGTTCACCGAATTCAAGGCGCTGGGCGGCCGCGGCGTGGAAGTGGTCACCGGCAGCCACAGTACGGCTGAGTTCGCCAGCTACGCCGAGACCGCCAAGGAGTTCGGTCTGGCCGCCTCCCGCGGCAGCGATTTTCACAGCCCCGGCGAGAGCCACACCGAATTGGGAACGCTGCCTTTTCTGAATAGCGAACTCACACCGGTGTGGGAACTGCTGGGCAACCGCATCCAGTAA
- a CDS encoding L-threonylcarbamoyladenylate synthase, protein MAQYFEVHPENPQTRLLKQAVALLEKGGILAVPTDSSYAFVCHLDDKSAVDQLRRVRGVDDKHQLTLLCRDLSELANYARVDNRQYRLLKAATPGPFTFILEASKEVPRRVSHPSRKTIGLRVPEHKVLQELLSLHGSALLATTLIPPGDTHPLNDAQEIRARFEKLIAGVLDAGACPQEPTTVVDLTGEVPEIMRQGRGDASVLGL, encoded by the coding sequence ATGGCCCAGTACTTCGAAGTCCACCCCGAAAACCCGCAAACCCGACTGCTCAAGCAAGCTGTGGCCTTGCTGGAAAAAGGCGGCATCCTCGCCGTCCCCACCGACTCCAGCTATGCCTTTGTCTGCCATCTGGACGACAAGAGCGCCGTGGACCAGTTGCGCCGCGTGCGCGGCGTGGACGACAAGCACCAGCTCACCCTGCTCTGCCGCGACCTGAGCGAGCTCGCCAACTACGCCCGGGTGGACAACCGCCAGTACCGCCTGCTCAAGGCAGCAACACCGGGCCCCTTCACCTTCATCCTGGAAGCCAGCAAGGAAGTGCCGCGCCGTGTCAGCCATCCATCGCGCAAGACCATTGGTCTGCGCGTGCCGGAACACAAGGTGTTGCAGGAGCTGCTGTCGCTGCACGGATCCGCATTGCTGGCCACCACCCTGATACCGCCCGGTGACACGCACCCGCTCAACGACGCCCAGGAAATCCGTGCCCGTTTTGAAAAGCTGATTGCCGGCGTGCTGGACGCCGGCGCCTGCCCGCAGGAGCCCACCACGGTGGTAGACCTGACCGGGGAGGTGCCCGAGATCATGCGCCAGGGGCGCGGGGACGCTTCGGTGCTGGGGCTCTAG
- a CDS encoding site-2 protease family protein, which yields MDIAQLIQTVAIYALPVLFAITVHEAAHGYAARYFGDNTAWKMGRVTLNPAKHIDPLGTIVMPLLLYFATSGAFLFGYAKPVPVRFGNLRNPKRDMIWVALAGPAANLVQALLWGILFYLLQGLGTEEVFFYAMCKAGISMNVGLFVFNLFPLPPMDGGRIMVGLLPLKQALAFSKLEPYGFFIVIALIYLRILDTLWMGPLSALTRMLLNVLLTPFAMLAS from the coding sequence ATGGATATAGCTCAACTCATTCAAACCGTCGCCATCTACGCCCTACCCGTGCTGTTTGCCATCACGGTGCACGAGGCGGCGCACGGTTACGCGGCGCGGTACTTTGGCGACAACACGGCCTGGAAGATGGGACGTGTCACGCTCAACCCGGCCAAGCACATCGACCCCCTGGGCACCATCGTGATGCCCTTGCTGCTGTATTTCGCTACCTCCGGCGCCTTTCTGTTTGGCTATGCCAAGCCGGTGCCGGTGCGCTTTGGCAATCTGCGCAACCCCAAGCGCGACATGATCTGGGTGGCCTTGGCCGGCCCTGCGGCCAATCTTGTGCAGGCGCTGCTGTGGGGCATTCTGTTCTATCTGTTGCAAGGCCTGGGCACCGAAGAAGTGTTCTTCTACGCCATGTGCAAGGCAGGTATCTCCATGAACGTAGGGCTGTTTGTGTTCAACCTCTTTCCGCTGCCCCCCATGGATGGTGGCCGCATCATGGTGGGTCTGCTGCCCCTGAAGCAGGCACTGGCATTCTCCAAGCTGGAGCCCTACGGCTTCTTCATCGTGATTGCTCTGATCTACCTGCGGATACTCGACACCCTCTGGATGGGCCCGCTCTCGGCACTGACACGCATGCTGCTCAATGTGCTGCTCACGCCCTTTGCCATGCTGGCCTCCTGA
- a CDS encoding tryptophan--tRNA ligase, whose product MTITRFLTGITTSGTPHLGNYVGSIRPAVRASLTPGVESFYFLADYHALIKIDEPARIQRSTLEIAASWLAAGLDPERVTFYRQSDIPEIPELTWFLTCVTGKGVLNRAHAYKASVDKNTATGVDPDSDVTAGLFMYPVLMGADILMFNAHKVPVGRDQIQHIEMARDMAHSFNHRYGEHFVPPQAEIEESVATLPGLDGRKMSKSYDNTIPLFASREQLKKLIAGIVTDSRAPGEPKETEGSALFQIYQAFASAEETESLRKAYAEGISWGDAKQTLFERIDREIAPMRERYQYLMDNPGEVEAMLLAGAAKARAIATPFMTRLRHAVGLRTLSTGVEKSKAKATKTAGASFKQYREKDGKFYFKLTDAKGNVLLQSLGLESPQTAGKSIALLQQQGSDALDSLKDALEPITDVQAVQAALEAIKAA is encoded by the coding sequence ATGACCATTACCCGTTTTCTCACCGGCATCACCACCAGCGGTACACCGCACCTGGGCAACTACGTGGGCTCCATCCGCCCGGCTGTGCGGGCCAGCCTCACGCCTGGCGTGGAGAGCTTCTACTTTCTGGCCGACTACCACGCGCTGATCAAGATCGATGAGCCGGCGCGCATCCAGCGCTCCACCCTGGAAATCGCCGCCAGCTGGCTGGCTGCGGGCCTGGACCCGGAGCGCGTGACGTTCTACCGCCAGTCCGATATTCCCGAGATTCCCGAGCTGACCTGGTTCCTGACCTGCGTCACCGGCAAAGGCGTGCTCAACCGCGCCCACGCCTACAAGGCCTCCGTGGATAAGAACACAGCCACCGGCGTGGACCCGGACAGTGACGTGACTGCCGGCCTGTTCATGTATCCGGTGCTGATGGGTGCGGACATCCTGATGTTCAACGCCCATAAGGTGCCGGTAGGCCGCGACCAGATCCAGCACATCGAGATGGCGCGTGACATGGCCCACAGTTTCAACCACCGCTACGGCGAGCACTTCGTGCCACCGCAGGCCGAGATCGAAGAGTCCGTGGCCACCCTGCCGGGACTGGACGGCCGCAAGATGAGCAAGAGCTACGACAACACCATCCCGCTGTTTGCCAGCCGCGAGCAGCTCAAGAAACTCATTGCCGGCATCGTCACCGACTCGCGCGCACCGGGCGAGCCCAAGGAAACCGAGGGCTCGGCCCTGTTCCAGATCTACCAGGCCTTTGCCAGCGCCGAGGAAACAGAAAGCCTGCGCAAGGCCTATGCCGAAGGTATTTCCTGGGGCGATGCGAAGCAGACGCTGTTCGAGCGCATTGACCGCGAAATCGCCCCCATGCGCGAGCGCTACCAGTACCTGATGGACAACCCCGGCGAAGTCGAAGCCATGCTGCTGGCCGGTGCCGCCAAGGCCCGCGCCATCGCCACGCCCTTCATGACCCGCCTGCGCCATGCCGTCGGCTTGCGTACGCTTAGCACAGGTGTGGAGAAGTCCAAGGCCAAGGCCACCAAGACCGCTGGTGCCAGCTTCAAGCAGTACCGCGAAAAGGACGGCAAGTTCTATTTCAAGCTGACCGACGCAAAAGGCAACGTGCTGCTGCAAAGCCTGGGACTGGAGTCACCGCAGACGGCAGGCAAGAGCATTGCGCTGCTGCAGCAGCAAGGCTCGGATGCACTCGATAGCTTGAAAGACGCGCTCGAGCCCATCACCGATGTGCAGGCGGTACAGGCAGCGCTGGAAGCGATCAAAGCCGCCTGA